In the Magnetococcales bacterium genome, one interval contains:
- the rimM gene encoding 16S rRNA processing protein RimM, whose protein sequence is MTDQYVRWLTLGRLIGAFGVHGEVRVQTFTEDPERLLGFPEWYLEFPEKGSRRKVAVVSGRRHGEGAVVVRLAGVATREEAQLLAKARVLVERTQMPEPEEGQFYWADLEGCRVVTGDGLHLGTVQSMMATGANDVMVMTTPDGTERLLPFNREVVETVDLPQRMITVQLMPGL, encoded by the coding sequence ATGACGGATCAATACGTCCGTTGGTTGACGCTTGGACGTTTGATCGGTGCGTTCGGGGTGCATGGAGAGGTCCGGGTGCAAACGTTTACGGAAGACCCGGAACGTCTGCTTGGATTTCCCGAGTGGTATCTGGAATTTCCAGAAAAGGGATCGCGCCGGAAGGTTGCCGTGGTGTCTGGACGGCGTCATGGTGAAGGCGCGGTTGTGGTGCGCTTGGCCGGGGTTGCAACCAGAGAAGAGGCACAGCTTCTCGCCAAGGCCAGGGTTTTGGTTGAGCGCACACAGATGCCCGAGCCGGAAGAGGGGCAGTTCTATTGGGCTGACCTGGAGGGGTGCCGCGTCGTGACCGGGGATGGTCTCCACCTCGGCACGGTGCAGTCGATGATGGCGACCGGTGCCAACGATGTGATGGTTATGACAACGCCCGACGGTACGGAACGGCTCTTGCCTTTCAACCGGGAGGTGGTTGAAACGGTCGACCTGCCGCAACGCATGATCACCGTGCAACTG
- the rpsP gene encoding 30S ribosomal protein S16, which yields MAVRIRLQRRGSKKRPFYAVVAADQRMPRDGRYLEKLGTYDPRKVSDKAVLKADRVSHWLGLGAQPSDVVAKLIKLAGIEPVRAQPAS from the coding sequence ATGGCTGTACGCATCCGATTGCAGCGGAGAGGATCCAAAAAACGTCCCTTTTACGCCGTCGTCGCGGCGGACCAGAGGATGCCCCGGGATGGCCGCTACCTGGAAAAACTGGGCACTTATGATCCCCGCAAGGTGTCGGACAAGGCGGTGCTGAAGGCGGATCGCGTCTCCCATTGGTTGGGTCTGGGGGCACAGCCCTCCGATGTTGTCGCCAAGTTGATCAAATTGGCTGGCATCGAACCGGTTCGTGCGCAACCCGCATCCTGA
- a CDS encoding bifunctional enoyl-CoA hydratase/phosphate acetyltransferase, whose amino-acid sequence MSEAQQTECKTLDNYWRYDHLIKGCAPVDPITTAVVHPCDVESILSLVQAAQEGLINPILIGPERKIRETAEKAGQDISPFQLIPVVHSHNAAEKAVAMARAGQVEAIMKGSLHTDELMGEVVKKEIGLRTERRISHVFLMDIPKFPRPLLITDAAVNINPNLWTKRDICQNAINLAIDMGILNPRVAVLSAVETVNPEMPSTIEAAALSKMADRGQIVGGLVDGPFGYDNAINVEAAKTKGVKGPVAGNADILLVPNLEAGNILAKQLTYFAQAEGAGIVLGAKVPIILTSRSDNAHTRLASCAVAVRLVEARQRRAVKAAAEAAR is encoded by the coding sequence ATGAGCGAGGCGCAACAGACAGAATGCAAGACCCTGGACAATTACTGGCGTTATGACCACCTGATCAAGGGTTGCGCTCCGGTGGATCCGATCACGACCGCCGTCGTGCATCCTTGTGATGTCGAGTCCATCCTGAGCCTGGTCCAAGCGGCGCAGGAGGGTCTGATCAATCCCATCCTGATCGGACCCGAGCGCAAAATTCGCGAAACTGCGGAAAAGGCCGGGCAAGATATCTCCCCCTTCCAGTTGATTCCGGTCGTTCATAGCCATAATGCCGCTGAAAAGGCCGTGGCCATGGCCCGGGCAGGCCAGGTCGAGGCCATCATGAAGGGGAGCCTGCATACCGACGAACTCATGGGAGAAGTGGTCAAAAAGGAGATCGGTCTGCGCACGGAACGCCGCATCAGCCACGTATTCCTGATGGACATTCCCAAATTTCCCCGCCCTCTCCTGATCACCGATGCGGCGGTCAACATCAACCCCAATCTGTGGACCAAACGCGATATCTGTCAAAATGCCATCAATCTGGCCATTGACATGGGTATTCTCAACCCGCGTGTCGCCGTCCTGTCGGCTGTGGAGACCGTCAACCCGGAGATGCCCTCCACCATCGAGGCCGCTGCCCTTTCCAAGATGGCGGATCGTGGACAGATCGTTGGTGGCCTGGTGGATGGCCCCTTTGGCTATGACAACGCCATCAACGTTGAAGCGGCCAAAACCAAGGGGGTCAAAGGCCCCGTCGCCGGCAATGCCGATATCCTGCTGGTGCCCAATTTGGAGGCGGGCAACATTCTGGCCAAGCAGTTGACCTACTTTGCCCAGGCAGAAGGGGCCGGCATCGTTCTCGGCGCCAAAGTCCCCATCATTTTGACCAGCCGGTCGGACAATGCCCACACGCGCCTGGCATCCTGTGCCGTTGCGGTCCGCCTTGTCGAGGCCCGTCAACGCCGGGCCGTCAAGGCCGCTGCCGAAGCGGCGCGCTGA
- a CDS encoding acetate/propionate family kinase, translating to MTAPAILVINAGSSSLKFTVFVTDGDEPRRTLYGQIERITTRPRFDAHGPEGTLDKDVDLGVERCGHTACLTYLLDWLKSHTTIQAAGHRVVHGGIHFRQPVLVTPEILRELATLTPLAPLHQPHNLAAIHALEQIYPGLPQVACFDTAFHANKPPVAAIFPLPKDLTASGVRRYGFHGLSYEYIARVLPKVAPDIAREKVVVAHLGSGASMCAMYNGCGIETTMGLSTVDGLIMGTRCGSIDPGVIMFLAQERGMSLDEIREILYNRSGLKGVSGISNDMRELLNTPHPDAVLAVDLFIYRIRQQLGALAAALEGIDALVFTAGIGEHSPVVRERVITASAWMGMVLDPHANATGAPRLTTPDSPVSAWMIPTNEELMIAIHARDTLN from the coding sequence ATGACCGCTCCAGCGATTCTCGTCATCAATGCCGGTTCGTCGAGCCTCAAATTCACTGTCTTCGTGACCGACGGCGACGAACCCCGGCGCACCCTTTACGGCCAGATCGAACGGATCACGACGCGGCCCCGGTTCGACGCCCACGGTCCCGAGGGAACCCTGGACAAAGATGTGGACCTGGGCGTGGAGAGGTGTGGTCACACCGCCTGCCTGACCTATCTGCTGGATTGGCTGAAAAGCCACACCACCATCCAGGCTGCCGGGCATCGGGTGGTGCATGGCGGCATCCATTTCCGGCAGCCGGTCCTGGTCACGCCGGAGATCCTCCGCGAACTGGCGACGCTGACACCTCTGGCCCCTCTGCACCAGCCGCACAACCTCGCCGCCATACACGCCCTGGAACAGATCTACCCGGGCCTACCGCAAGTGGCTTGTTTCGATACCGCTTTTCACGCCAACAAACCCCCGGTAGCGGCCATTTTTCCCCTGCCCAAGGATCTGACCGCATCGGGCGTCCGGCGTTATGGGTTTCATGGTCTCTCCTACGAGTACATTGCCCGGGTGTTGCCGAAGGTGGCCCCGGACATCGCCCGGGAGAAGGTGGTGGTGGCCCACTTGGGCAGCGGCGCCAGCATGTGCGCCATGTACAACGGTTGTGGCATCGAAACCACCATGGGGCTCTCCACGGTCGATGGCCTGATCATGGGTACCCGTTGCGGCTCCATCGACCCTGGCGTGATCATGTTTCTTGCCCAGGAGCGCGGCATGTCGCTGGATGAGATCCGCGAGATCCTTTACAATCGCTCCGGTCTCAAGGGGGTATCCGGGATCAGCAACGATATGCGGGAGCTGCTGAACACCCCGCATCCCGATGCCGTCCTGGCGGTCGATCTGTTCATCTACCGGATTCGCCAACAATTGGGTGCGCTTGCGGCGGCCTTGGAGGGGATCGACGCCCTGGTCTTTACCGCTGGCATCGGCGAGCACTCCCCGGTGGTCCGCGAGCGGGTCATCACGGCCTCAGCCTGGATGGGCATGGTCCTGGACCCCCATGCCAATGCGACAGGCGCTCCCCGCCTGACCACCCCGGACAGCCCAGTTTCGGCCTGGATGATTCCCACCAACGAAGAGTTGATGATCGCCATTCATGCCAGGGATACGCTGAATTAA
- a CDS encoding ATP-binding protein, with protein MSTTNNSWTDEIMDNPPVYDPLSDIQSNTRHPLLVKLLGLQNHFGDKFNQIKDDFVDIFPFVEAFRVVGAKEYFPDLIKTPFDIWVLAIKEKDVQNWIPAVELSTGMLRTLKILLELFLAPKGSVFLVDEFENSLGVNCLPQVAEAARARQNDIQFIITSHHPYVINNIPWTSWKVVTRHGGTVTVRDVEHIPELQTDSSMDHFLLLLNSETYEDGIR; from the coding sequence ATGAGCACTACAAACAATTCCTGGACGGACGAAATCATGGACAATCCTCCTGTTTACGATCCCCTGTCGGACATTCAATCCAATACAAGACACCCTTTGCTTGTCAAGTTGCTTGGGCTGCAAAATCATTTCGGCGACAAATTTAATCAGATCAAGGATGACTTTGTAGATATTTTCCCATTTGTTGAAGCCTTCCGCGTCGTTGGTGCCAAAGAATATTTTCCTGATTTAATAAAGACGCCTTTTGATATATGGGTTCTGGCCATCAAAGAGAAGGATGTCCAAAATTGGATTCCTGCTGTTGAACTCTCGACGGGCATGCTGCGCACCCTGAAAATACTCTTGGAGTTGTTTCTGGCCCCGAAGGGGTCTGTTTTTCTTGTCGATGAGTTTGAAAACAGCTTGGGTGTCAACTGTCTGCCCCAGGTGGCCGAGGCTGCCAGGGCACGCCAAAACGACATTCAATTCATCATTACCAGTCATCATCCCTATGTGATCAACAACATTCCTTGGACATCCTGGAAGGTGGTCACGCGCCATGGCGGTACTGTCACTGTGCGCGATGTCGAACACATTCCAGAACTGCAAACAGACTCTTCCATGGACCATTTCTTGTTGCTCCTCAACTCGGAGACGTATGAGGATGGTATCAGATGA
- a CDS encoding GNAT family N-acetyltransferase: MNPDPHAGPTAPDPHWQETYRSWVTTPERALAHIKPGQRIFVGSGCGEPQALLRTLALLGRSLADIEIIHLLTLGDSPFATRELQDIFTVNTFYVADNAQIGPSKGLQDYTPVSLSEIPPLFANRQMPLDVALIQVTPPDLRGMVSLGVAVDVVKSAASNAALVIAQVNRHMPRTLGGSFLHVEDLDWLVPVDEPLREHPPTPVDVTTRDIARHVASLVEDGATVEVGLGQLPQAILPFLADKHDLGIHSDVISDTLMELVAQGSLTGVRKSLDPGKIVTSFALGTQKLFDFVHNNPRIAFHPTEYVNDPAIISRQRHMVAINTALEVDLTGQLCADAISDRLYSGIGGLVDFSHGATRAPGGKSIIALAATAEGGKVSRIVAQFREGAGSGLGRGHVHYVVTEHGVAYLHGKSIQERVMAMISIAHPDFRAHLLHEAIRRHYVHPELAAVDGKTLIAPRDLKTTLLLENGEQIVFRPSLPTDQPSIREMLYSLSQITVYRRFMSNLKRFTFQQLKQFVYIDHRRDVILVGTIPESYGEQIIAVGGYYLDPIHNRAEVAFVVRDAWQGHKIGTFVMRYLVTLAKRNGIRGFTAETLVSNRPMRAVFEGSGLKLTSRIEDEIIYYQMDFQ, encoded by the coding sequence ATGAATCCGGATCCACACGCAGGGCCCACCGCACCCGACCCGCATTGGCAGGAGACATACCGCTCCTGGGTCACCACCCCGGAGCGGGCCCTGGCGCACATCAAGCCGGGCCAGCGTATCTTTGTCGGTTCCGGTTGTGGTGAACCCCAGGCCTTGTTGCGTACCCTGGCTCTTCTCGGACGCTCCCTGGCCGATATCGAGATCATACACCTGCTGACTCTCGGCGACTCCCCGTTCGCCACCCGGGAGTTGCAGGATATTTTTACCGTCAACACCTTTTACGTAGCCGACAACGCCCAGATCGGCCCCAGCAAGGGGCTTCAGGATTACACCCCAGTGTCACTGTCGGAGATACCTCCCCTGTTTGCCAACCGACAGATGCCGCTGGACGTAGCCCTGATTCAGGTGACCCCACCCGATCTTCGGGGCATGGTCAGCCTGGGGGTGGCCGTGGACGTGGTCAAGAGCGCCGCCAGCAATGCGGCTCTGGTCATCGCCCAGGTCAACCGGCACATGCCGCGCACCCTGGGGGGGAGCTTCCTGCACGTCGAGGATCTCGACTGGCTGGTTCCCGTGGATGAACCGCTCCGTGAACACCCACCCACTCCCGTCGATGTGACCACCCGCGACATTGCCCGCCATGTCGCCTCTCTGGTGGAAGATGGCGCCACCGTGGAGGTGGGACTGGGCCAACTCCCCCAGGCCATCCTCCCTTTTTTGGCTGACAAACACGATCTTGGCATCCACTCCGACGTGATCAGCGATACCCTCATGGAGCTGGTGGCGCAAGGGAGTCTTACCGGAGTACGCAAAAGCCTGGATCCGGGAAAAATTGTCACCAGTTTTGCGCTTGGAACCCAAAAACTGTTCGATTTTGTCCACAACAATCCCCGCATCGCCTTCCACCCCACCGAGTATGTCAACGATCCTGCCATCATCTCCCGGCAGCGTCACATGGTGGCGATCAACACCGCTCTGGAGGTGGATCTGACCGGGCAACTTTGTGCCGATGCCATCAGCGACCGTCTTTATTCCGGGATAGGGGGGTTGGTCGATTTCAGCCATGGCGCCACACGAGCACCTGGGGGCAAATCCATCATCGCCCTGGCCGCCACCGCCGAGGGTGGGAAGGTTTCGCGCATTGTCGCGCAATTCCGGGAAGGGGCCGGCAGCGGACTGGGACGTGGACATGTTCACTATGTCGTGACCGAACACGGGGTGGCATACCTGCATGGCAAAAGCATCCAGGAGCGTGTCATGGCCATGATCAGCATCGCGCACCCTGACTTTCGGGCCCATTTGCTCCACGAGGCCATCCGCCGTCACTATGTCCATCCCGAGTTGGCTGCCGTGGATGGCAAGACCCTGATTGCCCCGCGTGACCTGAAAACCACCCTGCTGTTGGAAAACGGCGAGCAGATCGTGTTTCGTCCTTCGCTGCCCACCGATCAACCTTCCATACGGGAGATGCTCTACTCCCTCTCCCAGATCACGGTCTATCGCCGTTTCATGAGCAATCTGAAGCGCTTCACGTTTCAACAGCTCAAGCAGTTCGTCTACATCGACCATCGCCGGGATGTCATCCTGGTCGGCACCATCCCCGAGTCCTACGGGGAACAGATCATTGCCGTGGGTGGATACTACCTCGACCCCATCCACAACCGCGCCGAGGTGGCTTTTGTGGTCCGGGATGCCTGGCAGGGCCACAAGATCGGCACATTTGTCATGCGCTACCTCGTCACCCTCGCCAAACGCAACGGCATCCGGGGATTTACCGCCGAGACTCTGGTCTCCAACCGCCCCATGCGCGCCGTCTTTGAAGGCAGCGGTCTCAAGCTCACCAGCCGCATCGAAGATGAGATCATCTATTATCAGATGGATTTTCAGTAG